Proteins encoded within one genomic window of Balneolaceae bacterium:
- a CDS encoding amidohydrolase family protein has protein sequence MNKILLDIPQTTKIPISLSRICYSLPIFITILFFSACQSEQSETDQIDNYYSAEDFTSVEKIDSHVHLNAVNPVVIEQGIEDNVKMITLNVASGGMQPVAEQQRIALELREDRADRLAYTSAFSLEGFNDSETWQQNTLDYLEQSFENGAIGVKVWKNIGMELRDENGNFVMIDDPQFDPIFQYLSDENIPLFGHIGEPKNCWLPLDEMTVANDRDYFENNPQYHMYQHPEYPSYEEIIASRDAMLDKNPNLTFFGAHLGSMEWSIEMMSEHLDKYPNMILGMAHRIPHLQYLAQKDREALREFFIEYQDRLLYSTDLQLYDSSDPEEVRQLAADTWRSDWEFFVTDNTLEVWQVEGSFQGLKLPKEVIDKLYRENARNWIPNLGL, from the coding sequence CTTGATATTCCCCAAACCACAAAAATTCCAATAAGCCTATCACGTATTTGCTACTCTCTGCCGATTTTCATCACAATATTATTTTTTTCCGCTTGCCAAAGTGAGCAAAGTGAAACTGATCAGATTGATAATTATTATAGTGCTGAAGATTTCACATCCGTTGAAAAAATTGATTCCCACGTCCATCTTAATGCTGTAAACCCAGTGGTTATTGAACAGGGCATTGAAGATAATGTAAAGATGATCACTTTGAATGTGGCAAGCGGAGGAATGCAGCCAGTTGCCGAACAACAACGTATAGCTCTTGAATTACGGGAAGATCGCGCAGACCGGCTTGCCTACACATCTGCTTTTTCTTTGGAAGGATTTAACGACTCCGAAACCTGGCAACAAAACACATTAGATTATTTAGAACAGTCCTTTGAAAATGGAGCCATCGGCGTAAAAGTTTGGAAAAATATAGGGATGGAATTGAGAGATGAAAACGGGAATTTCGTAATGATCGACGATCCGCAGTTCGACCCGATTTTTCAATATCTCTCCGATGAGAACATTCCTCTTTTTGGTCATATCGGAGAGCCTAAAAACTGCTGGTTACCGCTTGATGAGATGACAGTTGCTAACGACCGCGACTATTTCGAAAACAATCCACAGTATCATATGTATCAACACCCGGAGTATCCCTCTTACGAAGAGATTATTGCTTCCCGCGATGCCATGCTTGATAAAAATCCGAACCTGACTTTTTTCGGAGCTCACCTCGGAAGTATGGAGTGGAGTATTGAAATGATGAGCGAACACCTGGATAAATATCCAAATATGATTTTGGGAATGGCTCACAGAATTCCACACCTGCAGTATTTAGCCCAGAAAGATCGCGAAGCTCTGCGGGAGTTCTTTATCGAATATCAAGATCGTCTACTGTATTCAACGGACTTGCAACTCTATGACTCTTCTGATCCTGAAGAAGTTCGACAACTCGCGGCTGATACCTGGAGAAGTGACTGGGAATTTTTTGTGACGGATAACACACTCGAAGTTTGGCAGGTTGAAGGAAGTTTCCAGGGGCTAAAGCTACCGAAAGAAGTTATTGACAAATTATATCGTGAAAATGCGAGAAACTGGATTCCAAATCTCGGGCTCTGA